In a genomic window of Ranitomeya imitator isolate aRanImi1 chromosome 5, aRanImi1.pri, whole genome shotgun sequence:
- the LOC138680626 gene encoding T-box transcription factor T-like: MSLSAAESCGKNLQYRVDHLLSAVENELQAGSEKGDPTERELKVSLEDQELWLRFKELTNEMIVTKNGRRMFPVLKVNVSGLDPNAMYTFLLDFVSADNHRWKYVNGEWVPGGKPEPQAPSCVYIHPDSPNFGAHWMKDSVSFSKVKLTNKMNGGGQIMLNSLHKYEPRIHIVRVGGPQRMIKSHSFPETQFIAVTAYQNEEITALKIKHNPFAKAFLDAKERSDHKELLEEAGDCQQGYSQSNWVIPASGSLCSPANPHSQFGGPMALSSHGCDRYSSLRNPRTAPYPNPYSHRNNSPMYSDNSSSCLSMLQPHDNWSSLQMPGHTGMLPMTHATGSSSASSQYPNLWSVSNSTITPVSQSGGIANGLGSQYLRGSTAHYSSLSHGVPSPSSGSPLYEHGGTTDIVDNQYEVTSHSRISSPWTPVPPTSM, translated from the exons ATGAGTTTAAGTGCAGCTGAGAGTTGTGGAAAGAATTTACAGTACCGAGTAGACCATCTTCTCAGTGCAGTGGAAAATGAGCTTCAAGCTGGAAGTGAGAAGGGGGACCCAACGGAACGAGAACTCAAAGTGTCTTTGGAGGACCAAGAACTCTGGTTGCGATTTAAGGAGCTTACCAATGAGATGATTGTCACCAAAAATGGCAG GCGAATGTTTCCTGTGCTGAAAGTGAACGTGTCTGGACTAGACCCTAATGCTATGTACACTTTCCTACTGGACTTTGTGTCAGCAGATAACCACCGGTGGAAGTATGTAAATGGTGAATGGGTTCCAGGAGGGAAACCTGAGCCTCAAGCTCCGAGCTGCGTCTACATCCACCCAGACTCCCCAAACTTTGGAGCCCATTGGATGAAAGACTCTGTTTCTTTCAGTAAAGTTAAACTCACTAATAAAATGAATGGTGGAGGCCAG ATTATGTTAAACTCACTGCACAAATATGAACCCAGAATTCACATCGTAAGAGTTGGTGGCCCTCAGAGAATGATCAAAAGCCACTCATTTCCAGAGACACAATTCATTGCTGTGACTGCATATCAAAATGAAGAG ATTACTGCTCTTAAAATAAAGCACAATCCTTTTGCCAAGGCTTTTCTGGATGCTAAAGAGAG AAGTGACCACAAAGAACTACTGGAGGAAGCTGGAGACTGTCAACAAGGTTATTCACAAAGTAA CTGGGTTATTCCAGCCTCTGGATCCTTATGCTCTCCTGCAAATCCCCATTCGCAATTTGGAGGCCCCATGGCCTTATCTTCTCATGGCTGTGATCGATACTCCTCCCTGCGGAATCCCCGGACAGCTCCATACCCAAACCCATATTCTCACAGAAACAATTCTCCAA tgtacagt GATAACTCATCTTCCTGTCTGTCTATGCTCCAGCCGCATGATAACTGGTCTAGTCTTCAAATGCCTGGTCATACTGGAATGCTCCCAATGACACATGCCACAGGATCCTCAAGTGCTTCTag TCAGTATCCAAACCTGTGGTCTGTGAGCAACAGCACCATCACTCCAGTTTCTCAGTCTGGAGGAATTGCTAATGGCTTAGGCTCCCAGTACTTACGAGGATCTACAGCTCATTACTCATCTCTCTCACATGGAGTACCTTCCCCATCCTCAGGATCTCCGTTATACGAACATGGAGGAACAACAGATATTGTAGACAATCAATATGAAGTCACAAGCCATTCTAGGATATCATCACCATGGACTCCAGTGCCACCAACATCAATGTAA